Proteins co-encoded in one Gossypium arboreum isolate Shixiya-1 chromosome 11, ASM2569848v2, whole genome shotgun sequence genomic window:
- the LOC128284032 gene encoding LEAF RUST 10 DISEASE-RESISTANCE LOCUS RECEPTOR-LIKE PROTEIN KINASE-like 2.7, which produces MLPNCFPFFFFLFALIRVPKILSVDDPRYSTCRETLTCGSVSSIGYPFWGMNRPSYCGQPGFELTCKNDVAEIMMNENTLRVLDIDPELQILKVAREDYWNGYCPTKFINTSIDFDHFNYGSNLRNLTLFYGCYQLATSTDLPNCTINSTLIDVSYAVRNMLGDPRYGICREIVVVPVYEAAAKDLEVKPMSMQAALRGGFELQWGPDNDQCRRCRDSDGICGYNQTSNSFTCFCSDKPGETTCFPTTEGTL; this is translated from the coding sequence ATGCTTCCAAATTgttttcctttcttcttctttctttttgcCTTGATCAGAGTTCCGAAGATTTTATCCGTTGACGATCCGCGGTACTCGACCTGCAGGGAAACGCTAACATGCGGAAGCGTATCAAGTATCGGTTACCCTTTCTGGGGAATGAACCGTCCGAGTTACTGTGGCCAACCAGGATTTGAACTGACGTGCAAGAATGATGTAGCGGAAATCATGATGAATGAAAACACCTTACGAGTTCTTGACATAGACCCTGAACTGCAGATTCTTAAGGTAGCTAGGGAGGATTACTGGAATGGTTATTGTCCCACGAAATTTATCAACACCTCAATCGACTTCGACCACTTCAATTACGGCTCAAACCTTAGGAACCTCACCCTATTCTACGGATGCTACCAGCTGGCAACCTCGACAGATCTTCCTAACTGCACCATAAATAGTACACTTATTGATGTGTCATATGCTGTTAGAAACATGTTGGGTGATCCTCGCTATGGCATATGCCGTGAAATTGTCGTAGTTCCGGTTTATGAAGCTGCAGCAAAGGACCTGGAGGTGAAACCTATGAGTATGCAGGCAGCTTTAAGAGGAGGTTTCGAATTGCAATGGGGACCGGATAATGATCAGTGCAGAAGATGCAGAGATTCAGATGGGATTTGTGGATATAATCAAACTTCAAATAGTTTCACTTGCTTTTGCAGCGATAAACCTGGTGAAACCACATGTTTTCCAACAACTGAAGGTACGTTATAG
- the LOC108471736 gene encoding PR5-like receptor kinase, whose product MYITGLAVGVTVVTIVLVSFIVLRLKRKSLSNHPRQGDKATIEAFIKNFGSFTPKRYSYREIKKMTNKFHDNLGQGGYGKVYRGKMSDDRFVAVKILNESTGNGEDFMNEVASISRTSHVNIVALLGFCFERSKRALIYEFMPHGSLDKFIYSQGSNNQSRQLEWKTLYDIALGIARGLEYLHQGCNTRILHFDIKPHNILLDENFCPKISDFGLSKLCERKESIISMACARGTVGYIAPEMFCRNFGGVSYKSDVYSYGMMVLEMVGGRKNIDVGVSQTSEVYFPSWIYEHIDQSMNLNLGGVIVEEEEEIIRKLIIVSLWCIQCDLCDRPSMTKVLEMLQGSLQSLVIPPKPFVSSPLRSPKINE is encoded by the coding sequence ATGTATATAACAGGATTGGCAGTTGGTGTAACCGTTGTTACTATTGTATTAGTTAGCTTCATTGTCTTGAGGTTGAAAAGAAAATCATTGTCAAATCATCCCCGCCAAGGAGACAAAGCAACAATTGAGGCATTTATAAAAAATTTTGGTTCATTTACTCCAAAGCGATATTCTTATagagaaatcaagaaaatgacaaataaaTTTCATGATAATTTAGGTCAAGGAGGATATGGCAAAGTATATAGAGGAAAAATGTCTGACGATCGTTTCGTGGCTGTTAAAATCCTAAATGAATCTACGGGAAATGGAGAAGATTTCATGAATGAAGTAGCTAGTATTAGTAGAACTTCTCACGTTAATATAGTGGCTTTACTTGGTTTTTGTTTTGAGAGATCGAAGAGAGCTTTGATTTATGAATTCATGCCTCATGGATCTTTGGACAAGTTCATTTATAGTCAAGGATCAAATAATCAAAGTCGCCAATTGGAGTGGAAAACTTTGTACGACATTGCACTCGGCATTGCTAGAGGACTCGAATACTTGCATCAAGGTTGCAACACAAGGATCTTGCACTTCGACATAAAACCTCACAATATCCTTTTAGACGAGAACTTTTGTCCCAAAATATCTGATTTCGGTTTATCTAAATTATGTGAAAGAAAGGAGAGTATAATTTCCATGGCTTGTGCAAGGGGAACAGTCGGATATATTGCTCCAGAAATGTTTTGTCGAAACTTTGGTGGAGTTTCTTATAAATCTGATGTCTATAGCTATGGAATGATGGTCCTTGAAATGGTGGGAGGAAGAAAAAATATTGATGTTGGAGTGTCTCAAACCAGTGAAGTGTATTTTCCGTCATGGATTTATGAGCATATTGATCAATCTATGAACTTGAATCTCGGAGGAGTAATAgttgaagaggaagaagaaataaTAAGGAAGTTAATTATAGTGAGCCTTTGGTGCATTCAATGTGACCTATGTGATCGGCCTTCAATGACTAAAGTGCTAGAAATGTTGCAAGGAAGCCTTCAATCATTGGTAATTCCACCTAAACCTTTTGTATCTTCTCCTTTACGATCCCCTAAAATCAATGAATAA